A window of Metabacillus sp. B2-18 contains these coding sequences:
- the rplX gene encoding 50S ribosomal protein L24 → MHVKKGDKVMVISGKDKGKQGVVLASYPKKDRILVEGINIVKKHAKPSQANPQGGILNQEAPIHVSNVMPLDPKSGEPTRVGYKVVDGKKVRVAKKSGETLDK, encoded by the coding sequence ATGCATGTTAAAAAAGGTGATAAAGTAATGGTTATCTCTGGTAAGGATAAAGGTAAACAAGGCGTAGTTCTTGCTTCTTATCCTAAAAAAGACCGTATTCTTGTTGAAGGTATTAACATCGTGAAAAAACACGCTAAACCTTCACAAGCAAACCCACAAGGTGGAATCTTAAACCAAGAGGCACCTATCCATGTATCAAATGTTATGCCACTTGATCCTAAATCTGGTGAGCCAACTCGTGTTGGTTATAAAGTGGTAGACGGTAAAAAGGTACGTGTAGCAAAAAAATCTGGTGAAACTTTAGATAAATAG